In a genomic window of Zingiber officinale cultivar Zhangliang chromosome 9B, Zo_v1.1, whole genome shotgun sequence:
- the LOC122024100 gene encoding protein RMD5 homolog, whose product MELDIIQDAFDRVSKKQKLSSSKTQELINQIEQEIEQAIMKMQSIENATSYSDPKQILADLKSKLNEIAPANQLEALQKDLNAALGKYVKVIEKSFNPDISKAYRNVNFDLHIINQIIASHFYRQGLFDLGDCFISEANEPEASALKTPFLEMYGILEAMKCRNLEPALNWASSHSEWLMQNGSNLELKLHQLQFVEILQNDCVQNALHYVRKHLAPNASAHKVEIPKLMGCLLWSGKLHKSPYADLLSPNHWEKLTDEFMQQFCSHVGQSYQSPFSVAIAAGVQGLPTLLKLESVMSVKKQEWQAMKQLPVPIDLGKEFQFHSIFVCPVLREQGSDENPPMLMPCGHVLSKQSIVKLSKSSTRAFKCPYCPLEASVAQCRQLHF is encoded by the coding sequence ATGGAGCTAGATATCATACAGGATGCTTTTGATCGAGTTTCTAAGAAACAGAAGCTTTCGTCTTCTAAGACCCAGGAGCTAATCAACCAAATTGAGCAAGAGATTGAACAGGCAATAATGAAGATGCAGTCAATTGAGAATGCTACTAGTTACTCTGACCCAAAACAAATACTGGCAGATCTGAAGAGTAAACTCAATGAGATTGCCCCAGCGAACCAACTGGAAGCTCTCCAAAAGGATCTGAACGCTGCACTTGGTAAATATGTCAAAGTGATTGAAAAGAGTTTCAATCCAGACATATCAAAGGCATATCGAAATGTTAACTTTGATCTGCATATAATAAATCAGATTATTGCAAGCCACTTCTATAGGCAGGGATTATTTGATCTGGGAGACTGCTTTATAAGTGAGGCAAACGAGCCAGAAGCCTCAGCCCTGAAAACTCCTTTCCTTGAAATGTATGGAATACTGGAGGCTATGAAGTGCAGAAACCTTGAACCTGCACTTAATTGGGCTTCCAGCCACAGTGAATGGCTAATGCAGAATGGGTCAAATCTTGAACTGAAGCTCCACCAGCTGCAATTTGTGGAAATACTGCAGAATGACTGTGTACAGAATGCACTCCATTATGTCCGGAAACATTTGGCTCCTAATGCTTCGGCACACAAAGTTGAGATTCCAAAGCTGATGGGTTGCCTATTATGGTCTGGGAAACTCCACAAATCCCCTTATGCAGATCTTTTGTCCCCAAACCATTGGGAGAAACTGACTGATGAATTCATGCAGCAATTCTGCAGTCACGTGGGTCAGTCATATCAAAGCCCGTTCAGTGTGGCGATTGCTGCAGGTGTCCAAGGATTACCGACGCTTCTGAAGCTCGAAAGTGTGATGTCAGTCAAGAAACAGGAGTGGCAAGCAATGAAGCAACTCCCAGTTCCCATCGACCTTGGCAAAGAATTTCAGTTCCACTCCATCTTCGTTTGTCCAGTGCTAAGGGAGCAAGGGAGTGACGAAAACCCTCCAATGCTGATGCCTTGTGGCCATGTTCTCTCCAAGCAATCAATAGTGAAGCTCTCTAAGAGCAGCACGCGGGCTTTCAAATGCCCGTATTGCCCACTGGAAGCAAGTGTGGCTCAATGTAGGCAACTTCACTTCTAG